Proteins encoded within one genomic window of Salipaludibacillus agaradhaerens:
- a CDS encoding TlpA disulfide reductase family protein: MRGRRILSIMIFVAAIVIGGYVIYEEVKDNNDKNEQLLNDYLESGGIEREGVEDLEDDQTAMQPGTTAKDFTLTKLNSKETITLSDLRGNYVILNMWASWCPPCRDEMPDFIKFYEEYQDDNVVIVAINMTTEERSVDNVQQFVNDFNIPFYILLDEEGEVKENYDVHYLPTTLIIDPNGKVAVRRPGHLNYDMLVDYYEEME, from the coding sequence ATGAGAGGCCGCCGAATTTTGTCAATAATGATTTTTGTAGCAGCTATCGTAATAGGGGGCTATGTGATCTATGAAGAGGTAAAAGATAATAATGATAAAAATGAACAATTACTCAACGACTATTTAGAAAGCGGAGGGATTGAAAGAGAAGGCGTTGAAGACTTAGAAGATGACCAAACAGCAATGCAGCCAGGCACAACTGCCAAAGATTTTACGTTAACAAAATTAAATAGTAAGGAAACAATCACATTGTCTGATTTAAGGGGAAACTATGTGATTCTAAACATGTGGGCATCTTGGTGCCCGCCATGCCGCGATGAAATGCCTGATTTTATAAAGTTCTATGAAGAGTATCAAGATGATAATGTTGTCATTGTGGCAATTAACATGACCACCGAAGAACGATCAGTAGACAATGTTCAACAATTTGTGAATGACTTTAACATTCCCTTTTATATCTTACTAGACGAAGAAGGGGAAGTTAAAGAAAACTATGACGTCCATTATTTGCCTACCACATTAATCATTGATCCAAATGGAAAGGTAGCCGTCCGTCGTCCAGGACATCTTAACTATGACATGCTAGTAGACTATTATGAGGAAATGGAATAA
- a CDS encoding undecaprenyl-diphosphate phosphatase: MSLIEAIIFGIVQGISEFLPISSTAHIVITQLMLGYTFPGLSFEIFLHLASVLAVILYFWKDLWEVIRGFFAFLFRRSTEDKPLFFFGVYLLVATFITGILGMLLSDVISDAMKTPAMIASALTVTGLALIFIERFHKTGAKDESSMTMIDAILVGLGQTLAVIPGISRSGSTLVVSLLAGLNRETAVRYSFLLSIPVILGSTVMALDEFTAEMVTYIGPLNLFVAFVVTFFFSILGIIWLIEFLKRSKLIYFALYCFALAIFVYLYIDPSTVIDI; encoded by the coding sequence TTGTCACTTATAGAAGCGATTATATTCGGGATTGTTCAAGGGATCAGTGAGTTCCTTCCCATATCAAGTACAGCTCATATTGTCATTACTCAACTAATGTTAGGCTACACATTCCCAGGACTTTCATTTGAGATTTTTTTGCATCTTGCATCTGTACTAGCTGTCATACTTTATTTTTGGAAAGATCTTTGGGAGGTTATACGGGGATTTTTCGCCTTCCTTTTTCGCCGTTCCACTGAAGATAAACCTTTGTTTTTCTTCGGAGTATACTTATTAGTTGCCACGTTTATTACGGGGATTTTAGGGATGCTTCTATCAGATGTGATTAGTGATGCAATGAAAACACCTGCTATGATTGCAAGTGCTCTAACAGTAACTGGTTTAGCTCTTATTTTCATCGAACGATTCCATAAGACAGGGGCAAAAGATGAATCATCGATGACTATGATCGACGCCATTCTTGTCGGCCTAGGTCAAACGCTTGCTGTTATTCCTGGTATTTCCCGCTCTGGGTCTACCCTTGTCGTCTCATTACTAGCCGGTTTAAACAGAGAAACAGCTGTAAGATATTCTTTCTTACTTTCCATACCTGTTATTTTAGGCTCAACTGTTATGGCCCTGGACGAATTTACAGCAGAGATGGTCACTTATATTGGACCATTAAATTTATTTGTCGCTTTTGTTGTTACATTTTTCTTTTCTATTTTAGGGATTATCTGGCTAATTGAATTTCTTAAACGTAGTAAGCTTATCTATTTTGCCCTCTACTGTTTCGCACTAGCCATTTTTGTTTATCTATATATCGACCCTAGTACTGTCATAGACATTTAA
- a CDS encoding permease, producing the protein MKSSQGKIIGKDLLGLGLLLLFLILFLFSDRVSTSDYAEALPSAWINVNTIFLSIVLEAIPFILLGVFASALIQLYVSEETIKRFLPKNAWVSLVPAAMLGAILPLCECAIVPVVRRLIKKGMPLHVGIVFLVAAPILNPVVFASTYYAFRTNQTILYTRMGLAFVLAIIIGAILYSIFKSRPNQLRSQINVSLANHHVHLDGGEDLKQVKKASALTQLRNTLYHAVDEFFMMGKYLILGAFIAALFQTFLDRSLLEAIGGNEYSSTFVMMVFAYLLSLCSEADAFVASSFGSSFTDASLVAFLVYGPMLDLKNTFMLFAFFKVRFVLIFMVTVTLCVFTAVILLSGWIL; encoded by the coding sequence ATGAAATCTTCACAAGGAAAGATTATAGGAAAAGACCTATTAGGCCTTGGATTACTTTTACTCTTTCTTATCTTATTTTTGTTTAGTGATAGAGTGAGTACAAGTGACTATGCTGAAGCTCTTCCATCTGCATGGATTAATGTAAATACTATTTTTCTAAGTATCGTATTAGAAGCTATTCCTTTTATATTACTAGGTGTTTTTGCCTCTGCTCTTATACAACTTTATGTATCTGAGGAAACCATCAAGCGATTTCTACCGAAAAATGCCTGGGTATCATTAGTTCCTGCGGCAATGCTTGGGGCTATTCTCCCTCTTTGTGAGTGTGCCATCGTGCCAGTCGTGAGGCGGTTAATTAAAAAAGGAATGCCCCTTCATGTTGGAATCGTTTTTCTCGTAGCTGCACCTATTTTAAATCCAGTCGTCTTTGCTTCAACGTATTATGCATTTAGAACGAATCAAACGATACTGTACACTCGTATGGGACTAGCTTTCGTATTAGCGATTATTATCGGCGCTATCCTTTATAGTATTTTTAAATCGCGACCTAATCAGCTACGAAGTCAGATAAACGTCTCCCTAGCAAATCATCATGTGCATTTAGATGGCGGCGAAGATCTTAAACAAGTGAAAAAAGCCAGTGCGTTAACTCAATTACGAAATACACTGTATCATGCTGTCGATGAATTCTTTATGATGGGAAAATACTTAATTCTCGGGGCCTTTATAGCCGCTCTCTTTCAAACATTTCTTGACAGAAGTTTACTAGAGGCAATTGGTGGCAATGAATACTCTTCAACCTTTGTGATGATGGTATTTGCGTATTTACTATCATTATGTTCTGAGGCAGATGCGTTTGTCGCTTCTTCATTCGGCTCCTCATTTACAGATGCCTCACTTGTGGCATTTCTCGTCTACGGGCCGATGCTTGATTTAAAAAATACGTTTATGCTATTTGCATTTTTTAAAGTGCGTTTTGTTCTAATCTTTATGGTGACAGTGACGCTTTGTGTGTTTACTGCTGTTATACTGTTATCAGGCTGGATCTTATAA
- a CDS encoding TIGR03943 family putative permease subunit — protein sequence MKQPYDHSFHAFIQGIILVGFAMLMLHLILTGNIVYYIAPMMMPFIYFALVVFFLLGIIQVFRSTTKTDHDHHECACEHDHHIKGPSWVKTIIYSIFILPIVLGFALPDRSLDSSVAANRGIQLGGGGNASSSATDNSINETDQNNNGSTSRAEAFLEDPEGYMENLTTQSGEEEHYQFEDIYDEGWFDDYYAELYEELMNNTVIEVTEDNYLDVMTVLDLYLDDFIGKEMEIVGFAYRETDFHSNQIVAARFAMTCCTADASVYGTMIESEESNRFDEDTWIYARGTIKKDHYNDQPIPVLVDAHIQEVEEPDSPYVYPSF from the coding sequence ATGAAACAACCATATGATCACTCATTTCACGCCTTCATACAAGGGATTATTCTTGTTGGATTTGCTATGCTCATGCTTCATTTAATTTTAACAGGCAACATTGTCTATTACATTGCGCCAATGATGATGCCATTCATTTATTTTGCCCTTGTCGTTTTCTTTCTGCTTGGAATTATACAAGTATTTAGAAGTACAACAAAAACGGATCACGACCACCATGAATGTGCATGTGAGCATGATCATCATATTAAAGGCCCTTCTTGGGTTAAAACGATAATCTATAGCATTTTCATACTTCCTATCGTACTAGGATTTGCTCTTCCAGACAGATCATTGGATAGCTCTGTCGCTGCCAATAGAGGGATACAACTTGGAGGCGGTGGTAACGCCTCCTCTTCAGCAACAGATAATTCTATTAATGAAACTGATCAAAACAATAACGGCAGTACCTCACGAGCAGAGGCTTTTTTGGAAGACCCTGAAGGTTATATGGAGAATTTAACTACCCAATCTGGTGAGGAAGAACATTACCAATTTGAAGACATTTACGATGAAGGCTGGTTTGATGATTACTATGCGGAATTGTACGAGGAATTAATGAACAATACGGTTATTGAAGTTACTGAAGACAACTACTTAGATGTAATGACTGTTTTAGATCTTTACTTGGATGATTTTATAGGGAAAGAAATGGAGATTGTTGGTTTTGCTTACCGTGAAACTGATTTTCACTCAAACCAGATAGTTGCGGCGAGGTTTGCTATGACATGTTGCACGGCTGATGCTTCTGTATATGGGACTATGATAGAAAGTGAAGAAAGTAATAGATTTGACGAGGATACATGGATCTATGCGAGAGGAACAATAAAAAAAGATCATTATAATGATCAACCAATACCTGTTCTTGTGGATGCTCACATTCAAGAAGTGGAAGAACCAGATAGCCCTTACGTCTATCCTAGCTTTTAA
- a CDS encoding PTS sugar transporter subunit IIA gives MFKKLFGLDKKTKSGEELPQADGKDTLLSPVNGEIVPLSEVPDPTFSKQMMGDGIAVMPTDGHIVAPVHGEVIQVFPTKHAVGLKTVNGIEILIHIGIETVTLQGEGFKAFVKEGSKVAPGDKLIEFDIDVVKEKAESLITPIIITNGEAVESVEKYENQVAKAGETAVMMLTSK, from the coding sequence ATGTTTAAAAAATTATTTGGTTTAGATAAAAAGACAAAGTCTGGGGAAGAGTTGCCCCAAGCTGATGGAAAAGATACTCTTTTAAGTCCTGTTAATGGGGAAATCGTACCGCTTTCAGAGGTTCCTGATCCAACATTTTCTAAACAAATGATGGGTGATGGTATTGCAGTGATGCCTACTGACGGTCATATTGTGGCCCCGGTCCATGGCGAGGTGATTCAAGTATTTCCAACTAAGCACGCAGTAGGATTAAAGACGGTAAATGGTATTGAGATTCTCATTCATATTGGAATTGAGACTGTTACTTTACAAGGGGAAGGGTTTAAAGCTTTCGTAAAAGAAGGAAGTAAAGTTGCTCCAGGAGACAAGCTGATAGAATTTGATATAGACGTCGTCAAAGAAAAAGCAGAAAGTCTCATAACACCAATTATCATTACAAACGGAGAAGCTGTAGAGTCTGTGGAGAAGTATGAGAATCAGGTGGCAAAAGCAGGGGAAACGGCTGTTATGATGTTAACTAGTAAGTAA
- a CDS encoding xanthine phosphoribosyltransferase: MKHLYETILTEGTVINDNVLKVDSFLNHGINPHLMKEIGEEFADRFKGENVTKILTLESSGIAPALMTSLVIGCELVFARKRQSLTMIDNLISTTVESYTKKQKNTISVSGDLIKPHDSLLIIDDFLANGQAAKGLIDIAQQAGSSIVGIGIVIEKSFQPGRSELEKQGIRVESLARIASLTNNQVQFEEKTCL, encoded by the coding sequence ATGAAACATTTATATGAAACCATTTTAACAGAAGGTACCGTCATTAATGACAATGTATTAAAAGTTGATTCATTTCTAAATCATGGCATTAACCCTCACTTAATGAAAGAGATCGGTGAAGAGTTTGCAGATAGATTCAAAGGTGAAAACGTCACCAAAATATTAACTTTAGAATCTTCGGGAATAGCACCTGCTCTTATGACATCCCTCGTAATAGGGTGCGAATTGGTTTTTGCCCGTAAACGGCAATCGCTCACTATGATTGATAATCTTATCTCAACGACTGTTGAATCATATACAAAAAAACAAAAAAATACTATTTCGGTTAGCGGTGATTTAATTAAACCGCATGATAGCTTGTTAATCATTGATGATTTTCTCGCTAATGGTCAAGCCGCAAAAGGACTTATCGACATTGCCCAACAAGCTGGTTCCTCTATTGTAGGAATCGGGATTGTCATCGAAAAATCCTTTCAACCTGGTCGAAGTGAACTAGAGAAACAAGGTATTCGGGTGGAATCTTTGGCACGCATCGCCTCATTAACAAATAATCAAGTTCAGTTTGAAGAAAAAACCTGTCTTTAA